In Sulfuriferula plumbiphila, the genomic window CTGGCTCTGCTGCACTGGGCAGTCGAGACGCAGGAGGTGTGACGTGAAGGTTTCGACACCCCAATACCGCTGCCCCCTTGGTCGGCTGCAACCCCAGACCACCGATCTGGACGCCATCAAGGAACGTGGCTGGCGTGACCAGCACATCCTGGTGGTCAACGCGTCCGACGACCGTCTGGACTTCATCGAGCGCGAGATCGTGCGACGCATTGGTGAACGCCTGTACGGGCTGGGAGGGACGCGTCATGGCTGAGTGGACAACCGACGACGTGGCAGCACGCTTCGAGGAGGCCGCCACCACCGGACGACGCTTGCCCCCTGTACGTGTGCAGGGCTACTTCAACTGCTGGCCTGCCTTCGTCCGCAAGGAGTGGGAAGCCTTTGCTGCTGACGAGAAGGTGTATCGCCCCTTCCCACCAAGCCCCGAGGCCATCGACCGGATGCTGGAGACGATGCGCTGGGTGCAGTGGCTCGAGGTCGAGCAGCGACACCTCGTGTGGATGCGGGCCAAGCGCTACGGCTGGAGGGACATCACCATTCGATTTGCCTGCGACCGCACCACGGCGTGGCGGCGTTGGCAGAGGGCAATGGAGATCGTGGCCACGAACCTCAACAGCGAAGGCGTGCGGTTGCCTTCCAAAAACGTGGGCAATTTAGGGTAATGCTTGCCGCGCTTGTCCCTGCTTTGCCTTGATTGTCCGTTTCGAGGCCCGGCAGCCCTGCAACAAAACAGCCCGGTCGGGGGTAGTATTTCGGCTATCTTCTGGACAGCGGTGACGGTTGAGGCGATGGGCCCAGGCAAAAGGGGTCCTTCCTTCCCGAATCGCAATGCGGGGGGCGCGAGCGCGGCATTCGCCTAGCGTCCGACTGCAAACCAAGGTTTGCAGGGTTTGCAGTTTGCACCCGCACCAGTCCGCACCCATCACGAGCCCGCCCACGGTTTTCCGTCGGCGGGTTTTCTTTTTGAGGAAACGATTCTGAACACGCTTAACGTTGAGTACCGCAAGGTCGAGGCGCTGATCCCCTACGCCCGCAATCCACGCACTCACACCGACGAGCAGGTGGCCAAGATCGCCGCCAGCATCGTCGAGTACGGCTGGACGAATCCGGTGCTGGTGGACGGCGACAACGGGATCATTGCGGGCCACGGTCGTTTGGCCGCCGCGCGCAAGCTCGGGCTGGATCAGGTACCGGTCATCGAACTGGCGCACCTCTCACCCACCCAGAAGCGTGCCTACGTCATCTCCGATAACCGGCTGGCGCTCGACGCCGGTTGGAACGAGGAGATGCTGGCGCTGGAAATGGCCGAGCTGTCCGAGGCCGGGTACGACCTTGCACTGACCGGTTTCGAGGATGCTGAGATCGAGGCCTTGCTCGCTGACGAAGTCGCCTCCGATGCCGCCGACCAAGAGCCCGATGCCGACGAGCCGGACGATGGCGACGATGTGCCGGATAGCCCAGTGGTGCCGGTGTCCCGCACCGGCGATTTCTGGGCCATCGGTACCCACCGTCTGATCTGTGGCGACGCCACCGACCCGACCGTGGTCGCCACTCTAATGCAGGGTGATGCGGCCCGGCTGTGCTTTACATCACCGCCTTACGGCAACCAGCGCGACTACACCTCCGGCGGCATCACCGATTGGGATGGCCTGATGCGCGGTGTGTTCGCCAAGGTGCCAATGGACGACGACGGGCAGGTGCTGGTCAACCTCGGGCTGATCCACCGCGACAACGAAGTCATCCCGTATTGGGATGCGTGGCTGGGCTGGATGCGCACGCAGGGTTGGCGGCGCTTTGCTTGGTACGTCTGGGATCAGGGGCCGGGGATGCCCGGAGACTGGGCTGGTCGTTTTGCGCCGAGTTTCGAGTTCGTCTTTCACTTCAACCGCTCTAGTCGCAAGCCCAACAAGATCGTGCCCTGCAAGCACGCGGGCCAGGAATCGCACTTGCGCGCCGACGGGTCGTCCACGGCCATGCGCGGCAAGGACGGCGAAGTCGGTGGCTGGACGCACAAGGGCCAGCCGACGCAGGACACCCGGATTCCCGACTCGGTGATCCGCGTGATGCGGCACAAGGGCAAGATTGGTCAGGACATCGACCACCCGGCTGTGTTCCCGGTGGCGTTGCCCGAGTTCGTGATCGAGGCCTATACGGACGCAGGCGACATCGTGTTCGAACCTTTTGGCGGCAGCGGTACCACGATGCTGGCCGCGCAGCGCAAGGGTCGTGTGTGCCGCTGCGTGGAGATCGCGCCGGAGTACGTGGACGTCGCCATCAAGCGCTTCCAGCAGAACCACCCCGGCGTGCCCGTCACGCTGCTGGCCACAGGCCAGTCCTTCGACGATGTGGTCAATGAACGTCAGGCCACCACGGAGGTAGAGCAATGACCGCCTCCTGGTTTGCCGACAAGATCGAAAAGTGGCCGACTGCCAAGCTGCTGCCCTATGCCCGCAACGCGCGTACTCACTCGGACGATCAGGTGGCGCAGATCGCCGCGTCGATTGCCGAGTTCGGATTCACCAATCCGATCCTGGCGGGCAGCGATGGCGTGATCGTCGCCGGTCACGGACGGCTTGCTGCTGCGCAGAAGCTTGGGCTGGCGGTGGTGCCGGTGGTGGTGCTCGATCATCTGAGCCCGACACAGCGCCGGGCCCTGGTGATCGCAGACAACCGCATCGCCGAGAACGCGGGCTGGGACGATGCGATGCTGCGCATCGAGATCGCATCACTGCAGGACGACGACTTCGACGTGTCGCTGACCGGCTTCGATGCAGATGCGCTGGCCGAATTGATGGCGGGCGACGAGCCGGATGGCGAAGGCGAAACCGATGACGATGCCGTGCCCGAGTTGTCGGAGACGCCGATCTCTCGTCCGGGTGATGTCTGGTCGCTTGGCGGCCACCGGCTGCTGTGCGGGGACTCCACCGTGACTGAGAGCTACGACAGGCTTCTCGATGGCGAGCAGGTCGACATGGTGTTCACCGACCCGCCGTACAACGTGAATTACGCCAACAGCGCCAAGGACAAGATGCGTGGCAAGGACCGCGCGATCCTGAACGACAACCTCGGCGACGGCTTCTACGACTTCCTGTTGGCGGCGCTGACGCCGACCATCGCGCATTGCCGGGGCGGGATCTACGTGGCGATGTCGTCCAGCGAACTGGATGTACTGCAGGCCGCATTCCGCGCCGCCGGTGGCAAGTGGTCGACGTTCATCATCTGGGCCAAGAACACCTTCACGCTGGGCCGTGCCGATTACCAGCGCCAGTACGAGCCGATCCTGTACGGATGGCCAGAGGGCGCGCAGCGTCACTGGTGCGGCGACCGCGACCAGGGCGACGTCTGGAACATCAAGAAGCCGCAGAAGAACGACCTGCATCCGACGATGAAGCCGGTGGAGTTGGTCGAGCGCGCGATCCGCAATTCGAGCCGACCGGGCAACGTGGTGCTCGACCCGTTCGGGGGCTCCGGCACGACGCTGATTGCCGCCGAAAAGTCAGGACGGCTGGCACGGCTGATCGAACTCGACCCTAAGTACGCGGACGTGATCGTGCGCCGCTGGCAGGAATGGACTGGCAAGCAAGCCACCCGTGAGTCGGATGGCGCGCTGTTCGATGATCAGGCGGCGATCGACTCTTCCGCGATCTCGCAATGAATCACGAACCCCGTCAGGTAAGGCAGGCCGCGCGGGATGCCGTACTGCTTGCTGGTCTGGCGGCCAATCGTCCAGCCCATCCACTGTTGGGTGGCGGCGTTGATCGCGTCCGCCAGGGTCTGGCCCCGGTACAGCCCGTTTTGCAAATCGTCCGCAAAGTGGCGGCCGTGGCGACTGTCGAGGAAGACGCGGACTGATTCGAGGGGCTGACCGGTAGCGTCGGAGATGGCGGTCATCGCCAGGGGCCACGCGGTGCTGGCGTGTTCGTTCATCGTGCCCCAAAAGCCCCAGGCATCGTTCTGGGTGGCGGGCATTTGCTGGTTGGTGTTCATCTCTGGCTCCTTGGGGTTGATCGTTGCGACACCCGTAGTAACGCGCTGTTCGATTGAGAAGCCAAGCTGTTCTTGGCCTCTTTCTCAATCAATTTCGATTACCCGAGACGGGCCACGTACCGGGCGTAGTCGCCGCCCTCTGGATTCACGTAAAGGTAGGGGCGACCCGGTGCGGTGACCTCGACGCAAAGATAGCCGTCGCCGGTGCCGCCACCTTTGCCGCGCAGCCAGTCGCGCGATACCAACAGGCTGCGGGCAAAGGCATCGAACTCGTCGACGGTCAGTTCCTTGGTCTCGGTGACATAGACCTTGGTCTGACCCTGGCCGCCAACTTCGTCCAAGTCGGCAGGCTTACGGGCAAACGGCAATCGGACGCTCAACTCCTCGACCTGGAAGGTGGTGTCGCCAAACTGCAGGGTGCGCGGGGTGCGTTCGATGGTGATGGTCATGGTGCTCATGAATGTTCTCCTGGGTGTTGGCGTTGCGATCAGGCTTCTGCGGCGATCCGGTAGACCCGCTCGCTGCCCTGGGCCTTGTCCGAGACGATGGTCAGCCCGAGCTTCTTCTTGAAGGCACCGGCAAAGGTGCCGCGCACCGTGTGCGCCTGCCAGCCGGTGGTCTCGCAGATCTGCTGCACCGTTGCCCCTTCGGGGCGCTGCAGCATCTGGATCACCGTGGCCTGCTTGCTGTTCTCGCGGGTGCGAGGTTTGGCGGCCGCCTTTTCTTGCGCCCACGCGGCCTCGGCTGCCGTCACGGCTGCGTCGAGTTCAGGGTCTGCGGCCACTGGCGCAGGCGTTGGCCGGGCGCGCCCCATCGCGTCGTAGCCCTCGGCGGCGACGAACCAGTGGGTGCCGTCGGAGGTGATCAGCGCGCGGTTGAACAGGCCGTCGAGCACCTTCTTGCGTGCGCCGCCTTTGATGTTGTCGGGGAACCAGTCGATCTTGCCGTCGGTGTGTTCGAGGGCGTAAGCCAGGATCGCGTGCTGGGCCGGGGTCAGTTGGGTGGTGGTCATTTGCTTCTCCTTGTGCAAGGGGTTGATGGGGTGACGTGATGAACGCGCTGTTCGGGAGTGAAGCCAAGCGTTTTCTGCTTGGCTTCGAAGGTTCTTGATCAGCTGTTGGCCTTGTCCGACTTCGTCGCCTTGCGGCCTTGTTCGACGCCTGCGTTGAACGCGGCCTCCAGGGCGTCGCGCAGGCACCAGACCGCCACGTCGTGGAAGTCGAGGCTGTCTGACTTGCGGGTTTCCAGGGTTTCGATGCCCAGCTTGTTTTGTGCGATCTGGGTCAGGAGTTGTTCGAACTTGCTCATTGCTGCTTCCTTTGATGGTGTTGATGACGTCCGTATGAACGCGCTGTTCCAGAGAGAAGCCAAGCTGATTTCGAGTGAAGGTCGAAAAAATGATTGAAGGGGTAACCGGTTCTCAAAATGGGCATTTCGATTCGCGCTTACGCCCGTCACCGTGGTGTGACCGACACCGCTGTTCACAAGGCAATTCGCGCAGGTCGGATCACGCCGGAGGCTGACGGCACCATTGATGCCGACCGTGCTGATCGCGAGTGGGCTCGCAACTCCGATGTGCCGAAGACCGGTACGCGGGCCAAGGCCGCAAAGGTCGCCGTGCCGGAAGGCGGTACGGGTGTTGGCGGTGATGGGCCCGCCGCATTACCCGCTGGCGGCGCGTCCTTACTTCAGGCGCGCACGGTCAACGAGGTCGTCAAGGCGCAGACGAACAAGGTGCGTCTGGCCCGACTGAAGGGCGAGTTGGTGGATCGGCCGCAGGCCATCGCCCACGTCTTCAAGTTGGCGCGCTCCGAGCGTGATGCGTGGCTGAACTGGCCCGCGCGCATCTCTGCGCAGATGGCGGCCAAGCTCAATATCGATCCGCACACGATGCACGTCGCCCTGGAGGCGGCGATACGTGAGCACCTGCAGGAACTGGGCGAACTCCGGCCCCGGGTGGACTGATGCTGAATGTTGAATACGAAGGCGCTGCCGAAATCGAGCGCGCGTGGCGTGAAGGGCTGACACCTGATCCTCTGCTCTCGGTCTCTGAATGGTCGGATCGCCACAGGATGCTATCGAGCAAGGCGTCCGCTGAGCCTGGGCGCTGGCGCACCAGCCGCACGCCGTACCTGAAGGCCATCATGGACTGCCTGTCGCCGACCTCGCCGGTCGAGCGCGTGGTGTTCATGAAAGCCGCACAGCTCGGTGCGACTGAAATGGGCTCGAACTGGATTGGCTATGTGATTCACCACGCACCGGGGCCGATGATGGCGGTGTGGCCAACGGTGGATATGGCTAAGCGCAATTCCAAGCAGCGGATCGATCCGTTGATCGAGGAGTCGGCGGCACTGAGCGAATTGATCTCCCCAGCACGGTCACGCGACTCGGGCAACACCATTCTGGCCAAGGAGTTCCGGGGCGGCGTGCTGGTGATGACCGGGGCGAACAGCGCGGTGGGCTTGCGCTCGATGCCGGTGCGCTACCTGTTCCTCGATGAGGTTGACGGGTATCCGCTGGACGTCGAGGGTGAAGGTGATGCGATCTCGCTGGCCGAGGCGCGCACGCGAACCTTTGCCCGGCGCAAGATCTTCATCGTGTCGACGCCGACGATCTCGGGGGCGAGCGCCATCGAACGCGAGTACGAGGCCAGTGACCAACGTCGCTACTTCTTGCCTTGTCCGCACTGCTCGCATCGCCAATGGCTGCGCTTCGAGCAGTTGCGATGGGAAAAGGGGCAACCGGACACGGCGTCCTACATCTGCGAGTCCTGCGATAAGTCGATTGCCGAGCACCACAAGACCTGGATGCTGGAGCACGGTGAGTGGCGCGCGATGATCAGCGACGGCACGGGCAAGACAGCGGGGTTTCACCTGTCGTCGCTTTACAGCCCGGTTGGCTGGCGCGGTTGGCGCGACATTGCTGCCGCGTGGGAAAGCTCTGTGAACAAGGAATCGGGGTCGGCGGCCGCCATCAAGACCTTCAAAAACACCGAACTGGGTGAAACCTGGGTTGAGGAAGGCGAAGCGCCAGATTGGCAACGGCTGGTCGAACGCCGCGAGGACTACCGGGTTGGCACGGTGCCGCCGGGTGGGTTGCTCCTGGTGGGCGCTGCCGACGTGCAGAAGGATCGCATCGAGGCGTCCATCTGGGCCTTCGGGCGCGGCAAGGAGTCCTGGTTGGTCGAACACCGCGTGCTGATGGGCGACACCGCCCGAGACGCCGTGTGGAAGCGACTCGCCGAGTTGCTCGCCGAAAACTGGACGCACGCCTCGGGCGCGGCGATGCCGCTGGCCCGTTTCGCTCTGGACACCGGCTTTGCGACGCAGGAGGCCTACGCCTTCGTGCGGGCCTGCCGTGACCCGCGCGTGATGCCGGTCAAGGGGGTGCCGCGCGGCGCGGCCCTGATCGGCACGCCGACGGCCATCGATGTTTCGCAGGGCGGCAAGAAGCTGCGCCGGGGCATCAAGGTGTTCACGGTGGCGGTTGGCATCGCCAAGCTGGAGTTCTACAACAACCTGCGCAAGGGCGCGGACGTCAGCGAGGACGGCGTGACCACCGTCTACCCGACGGGGTTCGTTCACTTGCCAAAGATTGACGCGGAGTTCATTCAGCAGCTCTGCGCCGAACAGTTGATTACCCGTCGCGACCGCAACGGCTTCCCGGTGCGCGAATGGCAAAAGATGCGCGAGCGCAATGAAGCGCTCGATTGCTACGTGTACGCCCGCGCGGCCGCATCGGCGGCGGGCCTGGATCGCTTCGAGGAACGCCACTGGCGCGAACTGGAACGCCAACTCGGGATGGAACGGCCACCGGATGAGCCACCCCCGATTCAAGCATTCGACCCAAACGAGGCCACCCAACGCGGTGGCCTCTCTGTTTCTGCAAACCCACCACGGCGGCGCGTCATCAAGAGCCGCTGGTTGTCCTGATTTTCAGAGGAGTTTTCATGAGTCTTGCCACCCGTATCGAGAGCCTGGTCATCCGGGTTGCCCAGGAGTTCAACGACGTCCGCGCGACGGCAGGCAGTCTGGCCAGCCTGTCCACCAACGACAAGTCGAGTCTGGTCGCCGCCATCAACGAGCTCAAGGCAGCGGTTCTGTCCGCGATGGCCATCGATGACAACCAGATCGCCACCACCAGCACCTACTCGTCGAACAAGATCGTGTCGCTGCTGGACGCGCTCAAGACCGACATCCTGGGCGGAGCCGATGCTGCCTACGACACCCTGGTGGAAATCCAGCAGGCGCTGCAGAGCGGTACCAGCGGCCTGGACGCGATTCTGGCTGCGGTCAATCTCCGTGTCCGCTTCGATGCGGCGCAGACCCTGACCGTGGCCGAGCAACTGCAAGCACGTACCAACATTGGTGCGGTCGCTGTCAGTGATGTCGGCAACACCGACACCGATTTCGTCGTGATCTTTGACGGCGCGCTGGCCTGATGAGCCTCGCTTCCAGCATCGCCGCTTTGGCGGCGCGCATCGGCTTCGAGGTCAAAACCAAGATCGACGCCACGCATCCCGGCATTGCCCGGGTGTGGGTCAGCTTCGGCTACGTGGGCGGTCAGGTCGTGATCGCCAGCGCGCACAACGTCGCCAGCGTGGTGCGCACGGCGGCGGGCCGGTACCGCGTGCATTTCGCTGTGGCGATGCCGGATGCGAATTACTGCTGGACGGCGCTCGCGCGCAGCAGCACCAACACCGGTCAGCAGCGCTTGGCCCTGGTACGTGCCAGCTCCGACCTGAAGACCGCGCAGTACGTCGACGTCTCGTGTGCGACGGCCGCGTCGTCGTTTGACGACTCCTCTGAAATCAACCTCGTGGTGTACCGCTGATGGCCTACACAGAAGCCCAACTCCAGGCATTGGAGACCGCGCTCGCCAAGGGCGAACACCGCGTCAGCTTCGGCGACAAGACCGTCGAGTACCGCTCGGTCGATGAACTGAAAGCTGCGATCCGCGAAGTCAAGCGCGGCATCCTGGAGCAGGCAGCCGCCACCGGACTATGGCCGGGTGCGCCGCGCCAGATCCGGGTCACGACCTCGAAGGGGTTCTGATGGCCTGGTATTCGAAGATCCGAAGCCTGTTCGGCCAGCAACC contains:
- a CDS encoding DUF6362 family protein, yielding MAEWTTDDVAARFEEAATTGRRLPPVRVQGYFNCWPAFVRKEWEAFAADEKVYRPFPPSPEAIDRMLETMRWVQWLEVEQRHLVWMRAKRYGWRDITIRFACDRTTAWRRWQRAMEIVATNLNSEGVRLPSKNVGNLG
- a CDS encoding site-specific DNA-methyltransferase, with the protein product MQFAPAPVRTHHEPAHGFPSAGFLFEETILNTLNVEYRKVEALIPYARNPRTHTDEQVAKIAASIVEYGWTNPVLVDGDNGIIAGHGRLAAARKLGLDQVPVIELAHLSPTQKRAYVISDNRLALDAGWNEEMLALEMAELSEAGYDLALTGFEDAEIEALLADEVASDAADQEPDADEPDDGDDVPDSPVVPVSRTGDFWAIGTHRLICGDATDPTVVATLMQGDAARLCFTSPPYGNQRDYTSGGITDWDGLMRGVFAKVPMDDDGQVLVNLGLIHRDNEVIPYWDAWLGWMRTQGWRRFAWYVWDQGPGMPGDWAGRFAPSFEFVFHFNRSSRKPNKIVPCKHAGQESHLRADGSSTAMRGKDGEVGGWTHKGQPTQDTRIPDSVIRVMRHKGKIGQDIDHPAVFPVALPEFVIEAYTDAGDIVFEPFGGSGTTMLAAQRKGRVCRCVEIAPEYVDVAIKRFQQNHPGVPVTLLATGQSFDDVVNERQATTEVEQ
- a CDS encoding site-specific DNA-methyltransferase; amino-acid sequence: MTASWFADKIEKWPTAKLLPYARNARTHSDDQVAQIAASIAEFGFTNPILAGSDGVIVAGHGRLAAAQKLGLAVVPVVVLDHLSPTQRRALVIADNRIAENAGWDDAMLRIEIASLQDDDFDVSLTGFDADALAELMAGDEPDGEGETDDDAVPELSETPISRPGDVWSLGGHRLLCGDSTVTESYDRLLDGEQVDMVFTDPPYNVNYANSAKDKMRGKDRAILNDNLGDGFYDFLLAALTPTIAHCRGGIYVAMSSSELDVLQAAFRAAGGKWSTFIIWAKNTFTLGRADYQRQYEPILYGWPEGAQRHWCGDRDQGDVWNIKKPQKNDLHPTMKPVELVERAIRNSSRPGNVVLDPFGGSGTTLIAAEKSGRLARLIELDPKYADVIVRRWQEWTGKQATRESDGALFDDQAAIDSSAISQ
- a CDS encoding DUF3489 domain-containing protein, with the translated sequence MTTTQLTPAQHAILAYALEHTDGKIDWFPDNIKGGARKKVLDGLFNRALITSDGTHWFVAAEGYDAMGRARPTPAPVAADPELDAAVTAAEAAWAQEKAAAKPRTRENSKQATVIQMLQRPEGATVQQICETTGWQAHTVRGTFAGAFKKKLGLTIVSDKAQGSERVYRIAAEA
- a CDS encoding DUF6900 domain-containing protein, giving the protein MSKFEQLLTQIAQNKLGIETLETRKSDSLDFHDVAVWCLRDALEAAFNAGVEQGRKATKSDKANS
- a CDS encoding elements of external origin: MGISIRAYARHRGVTDTAVHKAIRAGRITPEADGTIDADRADREWARNSDVPKTGTRAKAAKVAVPEGGTGVGGDGPAALPAGGASLLQARTVNEVVKAQTNKVRLARLKGELVDRPQAIAHVFKLARSERDAWLNWPARISAQMAAKLNIDPHTMHVALEAAIREHLQELGELRPRVD
- a CDS encoding phage terminase large subunit family protein, with protein sequence MLNVEYEGAAEIERAWREGLTPDPLLSVSEWSDRHRMLSSKASAEPGRWRTSRTPYLKAIMDCLSPTSPVERVVFMKAAQLGATEMGSNWIGYVIHHAPGPMMAVWPTVDMAKRNSKQRIDPLIEESAALSELISPARSRDSGNTILAKEFRGGVLVMTGANSAVGLRSMPVRYLFLDEVDGYPLDVEGEGDAISLAEARTRTFARRKIFIVSTPTISGASAIEREYEASDQRRYFLPCPHCSHRQWLRFEQLRWEKGQPDTASYICESCDKSIAEHHKTWMLEHGEWRAMISDGTGKTAGFHLSSLYSPVGWRGWRDIAAAWESSVNKESGSAAAIKTFKNTELGETWVEEGEAPDWQRLVERREDYRVGTVPPGGLLLVGAADVQKDRIEASIWAFGRGKESWLVEHRVLMGDTARDAVWKRLAELLAENWTHASGAAMPLARFALDTGFATQEAYAFVRACRDPRVMPVKGVPRGAALIGTPTAIDVSQGGKKLRRGIKVFTVAVGIAKLEFYNNLRKGADVSEDGVTTVYPTGFVHLPKIDAEFIQQLCAEQLITRRDRNGFPVREWQKMRERNEALDCYVYARAAASAAGLDRFEERHWRELERQLGMERPPDEPPPIQAFDPNEATQRGGLSVSANPPRRRVIKSRWLS
- a CDS encoding phage head-tail joining protein translates to MAYTEAQLQALETALAKGEHRVSFGDKTVEYRSVDELKAAIREVKRGILEQAAATGLWPGAPRQIRVTTSKGF